A single window of Vibrio alfacsensis DNA harbors:
- a CDS encoding GrpB family protein codes for MQFYKADEYQTSCENLYRKYELEIAALLPDASIEHIGASSIPNAVSKGDLDILIGVNGKELENAVKLLSTLGFNEKSDTLRTPELCMLENSSGEDVAFQVVANGSEFDFFVGFRDKLRKSPELVQRYNELKMSCTGWSHEEYRRKKSAFIERVLGQA; via the coding sequence ATGCAGTTTTACAAAGCAGATGAATATCAGACATCTTGCGAAAACCTGTATCGTAAGTACGAACTTGAGATAGCTGCTTTACTTCCAGATGCATCTATTGAGCATATTGGAGCTTCCTCTATCCCTAATGCTGTATCTAAAGGTGACCTAGACATACTCATTGGTGTTAACGGCAAGGAACTAGAGAATGCAGTAAAGTTACTTTCTACTCTAGGTTTCAACGAAAAATCCGATACGTTAAGAACTCCGGAGCTTTGCATGCTGGAAAATAGCTCAGGTGAGGATGTCGCTTTTCAAGTTGTAGCCAATGGTTCGGAATTTGACTTTTTTGTGGGGTTTAGAGACAAACTCCGTAAAAGTCCTGAGTTAGTTCAACGATACAATGAGCTGAAAATGTCTTGTACAGGTTGGTCTCACGAAGAGTATCGTCGGAAAAAATCGGCTTTTATTGAGCGTGTGTTAGGACAGGCATAA
- a CDS encoding AAA family ATPase, with protein MSALQWLLRKSSLSEKDFNDTINPVEVEAEIQGVSQALLDSMPEKQKKSIEKYVDNGALSIKRVQLVPAAKAAEIKLSVKDPATGQWVINPTGIDNAINALLPEPIRIGAMENAAEDASKSKNTTTIGKLLAQFLEPVRQAHEQDLNTHLTEVSRRISSDGDLRFGELSNIDTSVNAKVTELFPGMSVKLHFETPTIDDLIKAGTLKVFEGQGEGRDFASYGHGAQRSIQMALVQYLAEVKRNVPDLTTLLLIDEPELYLHPFAIEQVREALSTLSNSGYQVVITTHSAQMVTPELAETTLLMRKNDQQGTYTRLRLSDAIQQVVPNSVHQMEQLFSLSHSTQVLFAENVVLTEGKTELRLLPFLFKQACSKTMGQEKHALVAQSGVNDTKKSLEILAAMDLPAKAICDLDYGLTGAIRDGFVDATSPEVVAIKSRLAQIAPANNITLNGVGLPKKNNHCTAAQAFEILANDAVAKPEILSLHNALKAQGIWLWTLGAIEAHIGIQSKDESAWAQFKNNVNQNGLAASCPDHQSILDLVEWVRN; from the coding sequence TTGTCAGCACTACAATGGTTACTTCGAAAGTCGAGCTTATCTGAAAAAGATTTCAACGATACTATCAATCCAGTTGAAGTTGAGGCAGAGATTCAAGGAGTATCTCAGGCTTTGTTAGATAGCATGCCTGAAAAGCAAAAGAAATCGATCGAAAAGTACGTTGATAATGGTGCACTGAGTATTAAACGAGTGCAGTTAGTGCCAGCAGCTAAAGCTGCTGAAATCAAGCTATCAGTAAAAGATCCTGCGACTGGTCAATGGGTTATTAACCCAACGGGAATAGACAATGCTATTAATGCATTGCTTCCTGAGCCTATCCGCATTGGAGCAATGGAAAACGCAGCCGAAGACGCATCGAAATCGAAAAATACTACGACAATCGGTAAGTTATTAGCGCAGTTTCTTGAACCTGTTAGACAAGCCCATGAGCAAGACCTTAATACTCATTTAACCGAGGTTAGCAGAAGAATCTCAAGTGATGGTGATTTGAGGTTTGGGGAGTTGTCCAATATCGACACTAGCGTAAATGCTAAGGTTACTGAGTTGTTCCCTGGAATGAGTGTAAAGTTACACTTCGAAACTCCTACGATTGATGACTTAATCAAAGCTGGAACACTAAAGGTATTTGAGGGACAAGGTGAGGGGCGAGACTTTGCGTCTTATGGGCACGGTGCACAGCGTTCGATCCAAATGGCACTAGTTCAATACCTCGCAGAAGTAAAACGCAATGTTCCTGATTTAACCACTCTGCTATTAATCGATGAACCAGAGCTATATTTGCATCCTTTTGCTATAGAGCAAGTTAGAGAGGCGCTATCTACGTTATCAAACTCTGGCTATCAGGTAGTTATTACGACTCACTCAGCACAGATGGTAACGCCTGAACTGGCTGAAACGACATTACTTATGCGCAAGAATGATCAGCAAGGTACATATACTAGGTTGCGCCTATCTGATGCAATTCAACAGGTTGTGCCAAACTCAGTGCACCAAATGGAACAGTTGTTTAGTCTTTCTCACTCAACCCAAGTTCTCTTTGCTGAAAATGTTGTTCTTACTGAGGGTAAGACAGAACTTAGGCTACTCCCATTCTTGTTTAAACAAGCCTGTTCGAAAACGATGGGACAAGAGAAACATGCATTGGTCGCTCAAAGCGGTGTAAATGATACTAAGAAGTCATTAGAAATTTTGGCAGCAATGGATTTACCTGCGAAAGCAATCTGCGACTTAGATTACGGGCTAACAGGTGCTATCCGAGATGGTTTCGTTGATGCTACATCACCTGAAGTAGTTGCAATTAAATCGCGTTTAGCTCAAATCGCTCCTGCAAACAACATTACTTTAAATGGCGTTGGCCTTCCTAAGAAAAATAATCATTGCACTGCAGCACAAGCGTTTGAGATTCTGGCAAATGATGCTGTTGCTAAGCCTGAAATATTATCTCTACATAATGCCCTAAAAGCTCAAGGGATTTGGCTTTGGACTTTAGGTGCAATCGAAGCTCATATAGGTATTCAATCGAAAGATGAAAGCGCGTGGGCTCAGTTTAAGAATAATGTAAATCAAAATGGTTTAGCTGCGTCATGCCCAGATCACCAGTCAATATTAGATCTGGTCGAGTGGGTACGAAACTAG
- a CDS encoding type II toxin-antitoxin system Phd/YefM family antitoxin yields the protein MTTRILADVAASITELKANPMKVATSAYGEPVAVLNRNEPAFYCVPAEAYEMMMDRLEDLELLAIAKERESEESISVNIDDL from the coding sequence ATGACCACTAGAATTTTAGCCGATGTTGCTGCAAGCATTACTGAGTTGAAAGCTAACCCTATGAAAGTTGCAACTAGTGCTTACGGCGAACCTGTTGCTGTATTAAACCGAAATGAACCAGCATTTTATTGCGTACCTGCCGAAGCGTACGAAATGATGATGGACAGACTCGAAGATCTTGAACTACTCGCTATCGCTAAAGAGCGTGAATCTGAAGAGAGCATTTCGGTAAATATTGATGACCTATAA
- a CDS encoding type II toxin-antitoxin system RelE family toxin, with protein MTYKLDFKKSALKEWKKLGSTLQQQFKKKLIERLDNPHVPASKLSGADNMYKIKLRQSGYRLVYKVEDDVIIVTVLAVGKRERSDVYRKAMKRLDD; from the coding sequence ATGACCTATAAACTCGACTTTAAAAAGAGCGCCCTCAAAGAGTGGAAAAAGCTTGGTTCTACTCTGCAACAACAATTTAAGAAAAAGCTAATCGAGCGCTTAGATAACCCACATGTTCCGGCTTCAAAATTGTCTGGAGCTGACAACATGTATAAAATTAAGTTGCGTCAATCGGGCTACCGTCTCGTCTACAAAGTTGAAGACGATGTGATCATTGTAACCGTCCTAGCAGTTGGAAAGCGCGAACGTAGCGATGTTTACCGTAAAGCCATGAAAAGGTTAGATGACTGA
- a CDS encoding NUDIX hydrolase — translation MKNIAMGVVVRDGKVLIQKRFRRGQGMVFEFPGGSIDPGESGNQAAVRELWEETGLQGLKRLGSHQAKNDFGGEIHYVVLRAGNDTEPQMIDEVRQQTFFWLEPSAIPLGDFYRADIEFIENHLSQYT, via the coding sequence ATGAAAAATATTGCAATGGGCGTGGTCGTAAGAGATGGAAAAGTTCTTATCCAAAAGCGCTTCAGACGAGGGCAAGGGATGGTATTTGAATTCCCAGGCGGTTCTATTGACCCTGGTGAGTCAGGTAATCAAGCAGCAGTTAGAGAGCTGTGGGAAGAAACGGGACTGCAAGGTTTAAAGCGACTCGGTAGTCATCAAGCTAAAAATGATTTTGGTGGTGAAATTCATTATGTTGTTTTACGCGCGGGTAATGATACTGAACCTCAGATGATTGATGAGGTAAGGCAGCAAACTTTCTTTTGGCTTGAGCCAAGTGCTATTCCACTTGGTGATTTTTATCGAGCTGATATCGAATTTATAGAGAATCACTTAAGCCAATACACATAA
- a CDS encoding type II toxin-antitoxin system RelE/ParE family toxin has protein sequence MKVVWSPLALQKLGDAAEFISLDNPPAAERWVNEVFDKTELLGSMPEMGRFVPEIPHTNYREIIFGHYRIIYSLSHEIRVLTVRNCRQILSEDDV, from the coding sequence ATGAAAGTAGTCTGGTCTCCATTGGCACTTCAGAAACTAGGTGATGCAGCGGAGTTTATTTCTTTGGATAATCCACCTGCAGCAGAGAGGTGGGTAAACGAAGTTTTTGATAAAACTGAACTACTTGGAAGTATGCCTGAAATGGGGCGGTTTGTTCCTGAAATACCCCACACGAACTATCGCGAAATCATCTTTGGTCACTATCGTATTATCTACAGTTTAAGTCACGAAATTCGCGTACTAACAGTTCGTAATTGTCGTCAGATTTTATCGGAAGATGACGTGTAA
- a CDS encoding type II toxin-antitoxin system Phd/YefM family antitoxin: MSRIHFDQDIQPLSEFRAGVASYIKQINETRRPLVITQRGKGVAVVLDVAEYEAMQEKIELLEEMRTAEAQLASGLGVSNDDARAQVLGRIKK, translated from the coding sequence ATGAGTCGTATTCATTTCGATCAAGATATTCAGCCTTTGTCTGAGTTTCGTGCCGGTGTAGCTTCATACATCAAACAAATTAATGAGACTCGTCGCCCATTGGTTATTACGCAACGTGGCAAAGGTGTTGCTGTTGTTCTCGATGTTGCTGAGTATGAAGCAATGCAAGAGAAAATCGAATTACTGGAAGAAATGCGCACAGCAGAAGCTCAGTTAGCTTCTGGTCTCGGTGTTTCCAATGATGATGCGCGTGCTCAAGTACTTGGGCGCATTAAAAAATGA
- a CDS encoding AAA family ATPase encodes MNNRVVFTGGPGSGKTSVIEFLRQMGYANAPEVGRKVIQPQVELQGTALPWLDKVAFRDEMVLEEIYNYEKFGGTEVTFYDRSVIDSYGDSKLEHIPISDLLLEKCGELTYCRTVFIFPPWEEIYENDAERKQDFAEAIATYHEMVSAYIKFGYDLIEVPKVSVKERAQFIVSKMSDG; translated from the coding sequence TTGAATAATCGAGTAGTTTTTACAGGTGGACCTGGTTCAGGGAAGACTTCAGTTATCGAATTTCTGCGTCAGATGGGTTACGCAAATGCACCTGAAGTTGGGCGGAAAGTTATCCAACCCCAAGTCGAATTGCAAGGTACTGCATTACCTTGGTTGGATAAGGTCGCATTCCGAGACGAGATGGTTCTTGAAGAAATTTACAATTACGAAAAATTTGGTGGTACTGAAGTTACGTTTTACGACCGAAGTGTTATCGACTCTTATGGGGACAGTAAGCTTGAGCACATACCTATATCAGATCTTTTGTTAGAGAAATGTGGTGAACTGACTTATTGCCGTACAGTTTTCATTTTTCCGCCTTGGGAAGAAATCTACGAAAATGACGCTGAGCGAAAGCAAGACTTTGCTGAAGCAATAGCGACATATCATGAAATGGTGAGTGCATATATTAAATTTGGCTACGACTTAATTGAAGTACCTAAGGTTTCAGTTAAAGAAAGAGCACAGTTCATCGTAAGCAAAATGAGCGACGGCTAA
- a CDS encoding DUF3024 domain-containing protein: MAFSEIEQQRYRKVVEKYLDSCRPPEEIRNQLDIGYRLEGQVIEIFEIRPKWNDPSEKMECPVAKVKYYKSRDAWKIYWMKSDQKWHSYEPIPEIQLLEAFLEILEDDTYGCFWG, from the coding sequence ATGGCATTTTCAGAAATTGAGCAACAGCGTTATAGAAAGGTAGTGGAGAAGTACCTTGATTCTTGTCGGCCGCCAGAAGAGATCCGCAACCAACTTGATATTGGGTATCGGTTAGAGGGGCAAGTTATCGAAATCTTCGAGATACGTCCTAAGTGGAATGATCCATCCGAAAAAATGGAGTGTCCAGTAGCCAAAGTCAAATATTATAAGTCGCGTGACGCGTGGAAAATTTACTGGATGAAATCCGACCAAAAATGGCATTCGTATGAGCCAATTCCTGAGATTCAACTTCTAGAAGCTTTCTTGGAAATATTGGAAGACGATACTTATGGGTGTTTCTGGGGATAG
- a CDS encoding type II toxin-antitoxin system RelE/ParE family toxin has protein sequence MAEIIWTEPALSDLNDIAEYIALENIVAAKQLVQTIFSKVERLQTFPESGRIPPELEHLSYREVVVNPCRVFYKQDGDKVFILFVMRAERDLRKFLLSKQ, from the coding sequence ATGGCTGAAATAATCTGGACTGAGCCAGCGTTATCTGACCTCAACGATATCGCTGAATACATCGCACTTGAAAATATCGTAGCTGCAAAGCAGTTAGTGCAAACGATCTTCTCCAAAGTCGAACGCCTACAAACTTTCCCAGAGTCAGGTCGTATTCCACCCGAGCTAGAACATTTAAGTTATCGTGAAGTTGTCGTTAATCCATGTCGTGTTTTCTATAAACAAGACGGTGACAAAGTGTTTATTCTGTTTGTTATGCGTGCAGAGAGAGATTTGCGTAAGTTCCTGTTGAGTAAGCAGTAA
- a CDS encoding type II toxin-antitoxin system Phd/YefM family antitoxin, with translation MKVELVTSLKRQATKILADLHDTKEPVLITEHGKPSAYLVDVDDYEFMQNRLAILEGIARGERALADGKVASHDEAKDKMSKWLK, from the coding sequence ATGAAAGTAGAACTAGTTACATCACTCAAACGCCAAGCAACTAAGATCCTCGCCGATCTCCACGACACCAAAGAACCAGTGTTAATTACTGAGCATGGAAAGCCATCTGCGTATCTAGTTGATGTTGATGACTACGAATTTATGCAAAATCGTTTAGCTATTCTTGAGGGTATTGCACGAGGTGAGCGTGCACTAGCTGATGGTAAAGTGGCAAGTCATGATGAAGCTAAGGACAAAATGTCAAAATGGCTGAAATAA
- a CDS encoding type II toxin-antitoxin system RelB/DinJ family antitoxin — protein MDTRIQFRVDEETKRLAQQMAESQGRTLSDACRELTEQLAEQQRKTLSHDAWLTEQVNLAFEKFDSGKSVFVEHQTAKSRMEERKARIRNRGKQ, from the coding sequence ATGGACACTAGAATTCAATTTCGTGTTGATGAAGAAACAAAACGCCTAGCTCAACAAATGGCTGAGAGCCAAGGTCGAACTCTAAGTGATGCTTGCCGTGAACTTACTGAGCAACTCGCTGAACAACAAAGAAAAACATTATCTCACGATGCATGGCTAACTGAACAAGTAAACCTAGCATTTGAGAAGTTTGACTCAGGAAAATCTGTTTTCGTTGAGCACCAAACTGCTAAGTCTCGAATGGAAGAGCGCAAAGCCAGAATCCGTAATCGAGGTAAGCAATGA
- a CDS encoding type II toxin-antitoxin system mRNA interferase toxin, RelE/StbE family, giving the protein MILWEEESLNDREKIFEFLYDFNPDAAEKTDNLIEAKVENLLEQPLMGVQRDGIRGRLLIIPEISMIVSYWVEGDIIRVMRVLHQKQKFPTD; this is encoded by the coding sequence ATGATTTTATGGGAAGAAGAGTCACTTAATGATCGTGAAAAGATCTTCGAGTTTCTCTATGACTTCAACCCTGATGCGGCAGAAAAAACTGACAACCTCATTGAAGCAAAAGTAGAAAACTTGCTTGAACAACCTTTGATGGGTGTACAACGAGATGGCATCCGCGGACGATTGCTCATTATTCCTGAGATTTCGATGATTGTCTCTTACTGGGTCGAGGGCGATATCATCCGAGTTATGCGTGTACTCCACCAGAAACAAAAATTCCCTACGGATTGA
- the yqfB gene encoding N(4)-acetylcytidine aminohydrolase codes for MVSKITFFTRLERQILSGKKTATIRDKSESHYYPGQVVEAFTHEDERKICRLEIVGVEHVNFDKLNRKHAKAENLPFVFMLKWILRKIYPAERACVLLASKSLTNKSASYETP; via the coding sequence ATGGTGAGCAAAATTACATTTTTCACAAGGCTTGAGCGCCAGATTCTTTCTGGTAAAAAGACTGCAACGATTAGGGATAAATCTGAAAGCCATTATTACCCAGGGCAGGTTGTTGAAGCATTTACTCACGAAGATGAGCGGAAAATCTGTAGACTAGAAATTGTCGGTGTTGAGCATGTGAACTTTGATAAACTCAACAGAAAGCACGCAAAAGCAGAAAATCTTCCATTTGTGTTCATGCTCAAATGGATTTTGCGAAAGATATACCCAGCAGAAAGAGCTTGTGTTTTATTAGCTTCAAAGTCGTTGACTAACAAGTCTGCAAGTTATGAAACCCCTTGA